One Gordonia pseudamarae genomic window, AGGCCACCTGCATCGCGATGGCCGGCGCCCGCTACACCGGCAAGACCGTGTATATCGCGGTTCTGATCAAGCAGCTCAAGAAGTTCCTCGCCCATTCCGAGGCCGAGATCACCGCCGCCGACGCGGTCACCGAACGCACGTACGCAGCCACCTACGAGCGGCCGCTGTTCGAGCAGCGGGGCATCGCCGCGGCCACTCCGGCGGCCGCCGTCGCCGCCCATCAGCCGCCGCTGATCTTCGCCATGGGTTTCTGGGGCGACCGGCAGCGGTACCTGGTGATCCGCGACGTCGCCGGCGAGGATCTGGAGAACGCCGACACCGGGGGACCGTCGTGGGAGTTCTTCGGGCTCGCGCACGCGGTGTTGTTCCTCTTCGACCCGCTGCGGGTGCGGGACGTCTCCGATCAGCTGCTCGACCTGGTGCCGCCGACCACTCTGATCGGCGGCGATCCGGGTGATGTGTTGCGCAAGGTGATGGCCCTGATCGGGGCCGGCAACCCGAAGATCGGCCTGGTGCTGTCCAAATTCGACGCACTGCAAGCCCTGTCGAGGGTCGAGCAGAGCTCGTGGGGGCGGGTGATGGCCAATCCAGGGGCGGCCTTCAACCGCGACCCTGGTCTGATCGGTACCGAGTATGACGAGGATGACGGCATCCTCCTGCACGCCGAGGTGGTGAGCCTGCTGCAGCGGCTGCATGCCGGACCGATGTTGCGGACACTGCGTAATCCGGTCACCGGCCAGTACTACGAGAACAGGTTTTTCGCGGTCTCGGCACTCGGGATGCCGCCGGTGGGCGAAAAACTCCACCGCAGTGGGATCTCGCCGTTCCGCTGTCTGGACCCGATCGGATGGGTACTGGCCGACGGCGGCGTGTCCAGATCGTGAACCGGGCAGGCACACACATGACGGGGGAGAGGGCAGCATGGCGATAGACATGAGCAGGGACCGGGGCGGCCCGGCACCGGACCGGGTCACCGTCACCGTGGAGGTCGACCCGGTCGGTTCGCTCGGCTACGAGGTGGACCTGTCCGGCTACGCGCTGGACCGGACGGGAAAGGTCATCTCCGACAAGCACTTCGTCTACTTCAACAACGCCGCCACACCCGACGGGACCATCAGCTTGGACAAGCAGGGACCGGAGCAGACCTTGGTGATCGACCTGGCCACGCTCGACGTGGAGGTCGCGCAGGTCGCGGTCGCGGTCACCGTCTACGGCGCCGAGGTGGGCTTCGGCCGGATCCCGGGAGCGAGGATCACCCTGCGCCGCAACGATGCCGTCTTCGCCGACTACAACCTGAACTCGGGTGTGCCCGACGCCCGGTCGGTGGTGTACGGGCGCCTGGTCCGGGAATCTGCCGCCTGGAAGTTCTGGGCCGAAGGCACCGCCTATCCGGACCTGGCGGCGACCGTCGCGAGCTTCGGCGTCACCACCGGCTGACCGAACATTCTGTCCCCGAAACACACATCCCGCCCGGAAGAATCCGGGCGGGATGTGTCGGGAGCGGACGCCGTCAGACCGAGGCCAATTCCTTGGCCTGCTCGTTGCGGCGGCGGATGACGCTTGAGATGAGCGCCGCGCCGATGAGCACCACGCCGACGAGGCCGGTGACGACCTCGGGCACGTGGGTACCGATGGAGTACAGCAGGATCAGCGCGAGTGCGCCGATCGCCCAGTGCGCACCGTGCTCGAGGTACACGTACTCCGACAGGGTGCCCTGGCGGACCAGGTACACCGTCAGCGAACGCACGAACATGGCGCCGATCAGGCCGAGACCCAGCGCGATGATGATCGGGTCGGCGGTGATCGCGAACGCGCCGATCACGCCGTCGAACGAGAACGACGCATCGAGCACCTCAAGGTAGAGGAACAGGAAGAAGCCGGCCTTACCGGTGGCCTTGGCCAGTTCGCTCGGGCCCTTGCGGCTGTTGCCGGCGACGTTCTCTGCCGTGGACGATTCCGCGGTGGATGCCTCCTCTGCGTCCTCGTCCTCCTCGAACTGCTCGGTGTGGAACAGTTCGCCGAGCCCGTTGACCGCGATGTAGGTGATCATGCCGAGGGCACCGGCCACCATGACAGTGGCCCGCTTGTCGTCGGGGGCGATGAATTCGGCCGTGATGAGCAGCAGACCGATGGCCAGGACGACCTCGAGTGCTTCGAGTTTGCCGATCTTCTCCAGTGGACGTTCGATCCACGTGAGCCAGGTCAGCTCCTTCTCCTCCAGCACGAAGCCGAGGAAGAGCATCAGCAGGAACATGCCGCCGAACGCCGCGATCTGCGGGTGGGCGTCGGTGATGATCGATTCGTAGGTTTCGCCCTGGGCCGGTGGGTTGAGCGCGAGGTCGAGGGCGTCGACCGGGTTCAGGCCCGCGGTGAGCCACACGATGGCCAGCGGGAACACCAGGCGCATACCGAAAACGGCGATGAGCACACCGATGGTGAGGAAGATCTTCTGCCAGAACTCACTCATCCGGCGCAGGACGGTGGCGTTGATGACGGCGTTGTCGAAGGACAGGCTGACCTCGAGAATACCGAGGATCAGGGTGAGGAAGAGGGCCTCGGGCCCGCCATAGAGGAACGCGACGATCAGCGAGATGATCGTGATGGCGAACGAGAGTCCGAAGATGCGAAGTAGCACGAGAGTTCGCGGGGCCTTTCATGCGGGCAATAGGTTGCGCGGACGATGCGGTGATCGTCCGGGGCACTACGGAGTCGGGGTCCGGGAGGTCGGGGTCCGGCGCAAGGATAACCCGCAAAACGTGCTCGGGCCCGGCATGGTGCCGGTCCCGAGCACGTGAGGTGCGCTGGTCAGACGTTGACGCCGAAGTCTTGCGCGATACCGCGCAGACCCGAGGCATAGCCCTGGCCGACCGCGCGGAACTTCCAGTCGGCGCCGTGCCGGTACAGCTCACCGAAGACCATCGCGGTCTCGGTGGAGGCGTCCTCGGTCAGGTCGTAGCGGGCGATCTCCTGGCCGTTGGCCTGGTTGAGCACGCGGATGTAGGCGTTGCGGACCTGGCCGAACGACTGTGCGCGGGTCTCCGCGTCGTAGATGGAGACGGGGAAGACGATCGAGTCGATGGTCGGGGGGGTGCCCGCCAGGTCGACGTTGATCACCTCGTCGTCGCCGTCGCCGCTGCCGGTCAGGTTGTCGCCCAGGTGCTCGATCGAGCCCTCGGGCGAACGGAGGTTGTTGAAGAACACGAAGTGCTGATCGGACAGCGTCTTCTTGTCCGGTCCCAGCGCGATGGCGCTGGCGTCGAGGTCGAAGTCGGCGCCGGTGGTGGTCCGGACATCCCAGCCGAGGCCGACCGAGACCGCGGTGAGGCCGGGGGCCTCCTTGCTCAGCGAGACATTTCCGCCCTTGCTCAGGCTCACGCCCATTGTGAAAACCCTTCCTGTGGTCAGTGTGCCGACGGTGAGGTGTACCGACGGTGAGGTGTACCGACGTCTGTCGTGTCGACATACAACAGACACCACTCTATGCGAACACGGAAAAACCGAACATCGTCGAAGCAGATGATACGCGGGGCGGCTGCCGGTTCCGTGTAACAATTCTCGCGCTGTCGACGGTACAGATATCGGTGCCACGACGGTATGGAGAACAACGGGAGCAGGTAATCGATGCCATCAGGTATGCCGACCGCGGGATGGTTCGCCGATCCGGCGGGCACTGGGCGAATGCGCTGGTGGGACGGGACCGCATGGTCCGACCGCTATGCCGACGCCGACGGCCTGCCACCGTTCACGCCGCCGCCGGACCCGACCGGGTCACCGGGCGCGCCCCGCCGCCGGCCTCGTCGATGGCTGTGGCCGGCAGGTGTCGGTGCGCTGATCGTCGGGTTGCTCGTCGTCGTGGGGCTTGTCGGCTCACCGGATGACGATGAGGTCGACACCGCTGCCGTCACCGCGTCCACCACCGCCGCGTCCGGCGGTTCGCCATCGACCCCGTCCGGCCCGTCCGTCTCGGACCGCGCCTCGACCACCGAGCCGATGTCGACCACCCGGATGCTGGGCCGGGAGGCGACGGCGGCGCTGCGTCGGCTCGACGAACTCGATGTGAAGGGGCGCGCGCCCAAGACCGGGTACAGCCGGTCGGAGTTCGGCAGCGGGTGGTCCGACGATGTCGACGTCGACGGCGGGCACAACGGCTGCGACACCCGCAACGACATGCTCAAGGATCTCGACGAAGTCACCGTCAAATCCGGCACCCGCGGCTGCGTCGTCCTGTCGGGGACCCTGCACGACCCGTACACCGGCCGCGATATCGCCTTCGTGCGCGGGGAGGGCACGTCGTCGGCGGTACAGATCGACCACGTCGTCGCCCTGTCGGATGCCTGGCAGAAGGGAGCGCAGCGGCTCACCGTGGACGAACGCCGCAACCTCGCCAACGATCCGGTCAACCTGCAGCCCACCGACGGCCCCACCAACTCGCGGAAGGGTGACGGCGACGCGGCGACGTGGCTGCCGCCGAACCGGTCGTATCGGTGCACCTATGTCGCCCGTCAGATCGAGGTGAAGGCGAAGTACCGCCTGTGGGTGACGGCGGCGGAGAAGTTGGCGATGCAACGGGTGCTCGCCACCTGCGGTGCCACGACGACCGACTCGACGGTCTCGCGGAAGCCGACCACCACCGATCGCACCACCACCGTGCCGAAGGATTCGGAGACCACGACGGCAACCCCGAGGCGGGTACTGGAAACCTCGACGGACGAGGTGACCGAGGCCCCGACGACGACTGCCGCCCCGACGACAGGGGACGGCGGGGGCAGCGTCCGCTACTCCAGTTGCGCACAGGTCCGGGCGGCGGGCAAGGCGCCTATTCATGCAGGTGATCCGGGCTATTCACGCACACTGGACCGGGACGGCGACGGTGTCGCGTGTGAATAGTCCGCTTCGGGCCATACGGGTCAGGGGATCCGTATGATGTGACGCTGCTAACTGATATTGTCCTCCCGAATATGTGATATCGCATGTTCTTCTGCGGGAGGGAATGGATACATGACTCGGCGGCGGGGAGAGCGCCCGAAGATCGGATTTCGAGCGGCGGCGCTGGCAACGGTGTCGGCGGTCGTGGTCGGCCTGGGCGGAGCGGGTGTGGCCACGGCCGATCCGACCGGAGGCCCGGCAGGCAAACAGTGGACGGCCACACACGACGGCAAACAAAAGTACGCCGGGGTGAGTGTGCGGACCGACGTCCCGATCCGGATGAGCGACGGCACCGTCCTGCGGGCCGACATCTACCGTCCCGCGGACGCCCGGCAGCGGCCCGTCGACACCAGGACGCCGGTCATCGTCAACCTGACCCCGTACACCAAACTGCTCACCTCGCTGGGGTCGGCGGTCATCCAGCACCCGGTGCTCGAGCCGTTCCTGGATCAGGTCCTGTCCAAGGTGCGCCTGACCGGCCCGTTGCGCGGTGGTGACGACCTGATCGGCACCATCCGCGACAAGGGCATCAAGACGATGATGGTCGATGACAACCTCATTCGCAGCGGCTATACCCAGGTCGTCGTCGACGTGCGCGGCACCGGTTTCTCCCAGGGCACGTGGGATGTGTTCCGCAGCCGGGAGCAGATGGACACCATCGAGGTCATCAACTGGGCGGCCGCACAGAAGTGGTCCGACGGCAAGATCGGCATGGCCGGGGTGTCGTATTCGGGGATCAACCAGATTTACGCCGCCAAGATGGCGCCCAAGGCGCTCAAGGCGATTTTCCCCGTCGAGCCGGGCGGCGACCTGATCCGCGACGTGGTGGCGCCGGGCGGCGGACTCGGTGTCGGGTTCCTGCCGCTGTGGCTGACATTGGTCAACGCCACCAAGCTGATCCCGAACGTCGCGTCGATGATGAACGGCACCTTCGACTGGAAGTGGCTGGCCGACAGGATGAGTGAGCCGGGCACCTTCTACCCGCAACTTCTCGCAGCGCTGACCGTTCCGGATATCGCGTCGATCCCGCCGAATCTGAAGAGCCTGTTGGACGAGAGTTCCGACGAACGTTCGTCGTGGCTGTCGGGTGCCGACAAGATCACCGTGCCCACCATGATCTATGGCGGCTGGTTCGATCTGTTCACCAACAGCGAGGTGCGGATGTTCAACCGGATCCCGTTGCCGCCGAACAAGAAGAAGCTGATCATGGGCGACGGCTACCACATCACGATCGGTGCCGGGCAGTTCGGCAAGAACGGCACCCCGTCGCGCCTGGACGTGCTGCAACGAGCCTGGTTCGACAAGTGGCTCAAGGGCATCGACAACGGTATCGACGAGTACGGGCCGGTGGTCCTGCAGAACGTGGGCGACAACTGGATCACCGCCGACCAGTTCCCGCGCGCCGGAATGCACCGTCAGCGCCTATATCTGAGCGACAGGCGTTCGGGCACGGCACCGTACGCGGTGCGCGACGGATCGCTCACGACCGCGAAGGTGAACTCGCGTGGGCGACTAACTGTCTCGCCGGGTCTGGCGACCGTCTGTTCCCGTGACAGTGCGCAGCAGACGATCGGTGTCGTCGCCGTCCTCCCGGTGTGTTCGGACGATGCACGGTTCTCCGAGCGTGACGCGCTCACCTTCACCAGTGCCCCCGTGGCCACCACCCGCAGCGTGTCCGGCTACACCAACGTGCGGCTGAACACGGTGCTCGACGCCACCGACGGCTACTGGGTGGCCACCCTCAACGATGTTGCGCCGGACGGTACGTCCAAGGTGCTCGCATCCGGTCAGCTGGTCGCGTCGCTGCGTGACTACGACGCCGCCAAGTCGGAGTTCGCCCCCAACGGCGACGTCATCGACCCGCACCTCACGATGACGCTGAGTGCACGGCAACCGGTCACTCCGGGTAGGCCGGTGACCGTCGACATCGGTCTGCTGCCCACCGAGGCAAAGATCAGGGCCGGGCACCGGCTCCGCGTCGACGTGTTCGCGATGAACCTGCCGCGCGGTCTGCCGTTGCGTCCGTTGCTCAACGCCTCCCAGCTCAGGCCGCAGCACATTCGGCTCGACCCCGATCGGCCGAGCTTTGTGAACCTGCCGATTTCGAAACCCCTGGGCTGAAAGACTTTTCGACTGGGTGGGGAGTGGCCGGGTGGGAACGGGTACGGCGGCCCACACGGCTGTCGGCTGTCGGAATGCGGAGGGGTCCGGACACGTGTGCATAGATTCTTTATATAAAAAGACTATGTATCCTGTTCGGATCCCTTACACTCGGAGCGTGACCCGCGAAATGGAAATACCGGACACGCTGCTCGGTACGGTGGGCAATGCCGAGCTGGCGGATACGATCTTCGCGCTGCTGAGCGCGATGCTCCGGCACCGGCCGCGCGAGATGAGTATGACCTCGTCCTCGACGCTGTCGGCGCTGTTCACCGACGGCCCGATGCGGGTCACCGCCCTCGCCGCCCGGCAGGGGGTCACGCAGCCAACGATGACCACCCTGGTGCACTCGCTCGAACGCGACGGCCTGGTGGTGCGGCGGGCTGACCCCGCCGACGGCCGGGCCTCCCTGGTCAAGCTCACCGAAAGCGGCGCCGAGCTGGTCCGCGCCCGTCGGCGCGAGTACACCGAGATCGCCGAGGGCTATGTGCGGATGCTCGCCGACGACGATCGCAGGGCACTGGCCGACGCGGTGCCGGCGATCAGGGCACTCGAGTCACTGATGCGCGGTGAACGGTCCTGACCTGCGGCACCCGACCCCGTCGGCCCGGTGAACGACAGTCCGATGACCGACGCTAGTCCGGGACCACCACGGCCCGGCCACGCAGAGTGCCCGCGGCCAGCCGCCGGTATGCCTCCAATCCGTCGTCGAGACCGAACCTCTCGGTCTCGACCCGCACAACTCCGTCCCGGGCCAGGTCGAGCACCTCGATGAGCTCGCTCCGTGAGCCCCAGTAGGGCGCCCGGACCGACACCTCGTACGGCTGTGCGAAGAAGCCGACCTTGGCGGCGGCCACCCCGTCGCCGATGCCGACGATGGTGACGTCGCCGAGCACCCCGACCATGGCCATCGCCATGTCGATGGTCGGCTGGTATCCGACGAAGTCGAAGACCGCCGTCGCGCCCTGCTTCCCGGTGAACTTGCGGACCTCGGCGACGGTGTCCTCGTTGCTGAGCACAGCCTCGTGGGCCCCGACCTCCTTCGCGAACGCCAGCTTGTCCTCGGAGACGTCGACGGCGATGATCCGGGAGGCGGTGAGGTGGCGCAGCAACTGGATCCCGACATGCCCGAGTCCGCCCGCGCCGATGACGACGGCGGTGGTGCCACCGACCAGTTTGGGCAGCGAGGCCTTGATCGCGTGATACGGGGTCAGACCGGCGTCGGTGAGCGCCACCGAGCCGACCGGATCGAGGTCTCCGAGTGGCACGAGGTGGCGGGGGTCATCGACGAGCAGATATTCGGCCATGGCGCCGTCGGTGCCGAGCCCCGGCGGTGTGATGGACAGTTCGGCCGCGTTCAGGCAATAGTTCTCCTGACCTTCGGCGCACCGGTAGCAGGTGCCGCAGCCCCACGGCCCGTACACCGCGACCGCCGTTCCCTCGGACACCGTCCGTACGCCGGAACCCACCTCGGCGATCACTCCGACGCCCTCGTGACCGAGTGTCATCGGCAATGGGTAGTCGAATGCCCCGGCCGGGGCGTTGAGCACGAAGTCATCGGAATGGCAGGCCCCGGCGGCGGTGATCTTGAGCAGCACCTGTCCGGGGCCTGGCGTGGGCTTGTCCACCTCACGCAATTCGGGGGGTTGTCCGGGGGCAATGAACTGGATCGCCTTCATCGCGGGATTGCCTCTCATTGTCGACAGTCGTCCTGCTCACCGGTCTACCCGCCCATGCGCGTGCGCGCATGGGTTTGGGATCGGAATGGGGTGTCTTTAGGGTCGTAGGTCCCAGGCCGGTGACCCCGCTCCGCGATCAGCTCAGGATCACCAACCGCTGCGTGGCGCGGGTCATCGCCACATACCTGTCGACGGCGCCGGCCACCCCGGCGCCGAACGACTCGGGCCGCACCAGCACCACCAGATCGAACTCCAGGCCTTTGGCGGTGCCCGGGGTGAAGGTCCTGATCCGGGGGTGGTGTGCCGGACCGGATCCACCTATCACACAACCGGTTCCATCGGGATTCTCGCGGAGCCACGCATCGAGCACGGCGTCCAGGTCATCGATCCCGGCCCGGATCACCGGGAGCCCGGACGACCGGATCGACCGGGGCACATTGGCGTCGGGAACGGCTGCCCGGATCAGCGGCTCGGCCTCGGCCATGATCTCGACCGGGGTGCGGTAGTTGACCGACAGACCGGCCACCGCGATGTGGCGCAACCCGACCCGTCCGAGCCGGGCGGTCCACGACTCGGTGAACCCGTCGCGCGCTTGTGCCCGATCGCCGACAACTGTGAAACTGCGTGCCGGACAACGGCTGATCAGCATCTGCCACTGGGCGTCGGTGAGTTCCTGGGCCTCGTCGACCACGATATGCGCGAACGGCCCGGCCGTCTCGTCGGGATCGGCGACGGGCGAGACGGTGTGGTCGTCGAGGGCGTTGCGCAGATCGGCCGAACGTAGCATCGAGGCGACCTGCATCTCGCTGTCGTCGGCGTCGATCACGTCGTCGATGACATCGTCCATCCGGGCACGTTCGGCGCGGAGTGCGGCGGCGTGGCGGTGCCGGCGCCGGGTGTTCTCGGGATCGCCGATGCGTCGTCGCGCGGCATCGAGCAACGGCAGATCGGAGGTGGTCCACGCGCCGGGGTCGTCGCGCTGCAGCAGAGTCACTTCGGTGCGGTTCAGCTGCGGCGCACACCTGGCGAGGTAGGCGGGCACCGACCATAGGTCGCCGACGATGTCGGTCGGGTCCAGCAGGGGCCACGCCCGGTTGAACGCGGTGGTGAGGGCCCTATTGCGGCGTAGCGAGGCGCATGCCCGGCCGCGCTCGCCGGATTCGACGCCGGGCAAGGATTCCAGCATGATCTCCAGCAGCTTCTCCCACACCGCGTCGCGGGCATCGTTGTGCGTCGCGGCGGGATCGGCCTCGGCGAACGCCTCGGCCCAATCGTTGGGCGTGAGTGTCGCCTCACCCCAATATGTTTCGATGCGCAACGCGGTACCCGGGGATTCCTCGTAGAACCGTACCGCCGGTTCGATCGCTGCCACCATCGCCGCCGACGCCTTCAGTCGTGCGACCTCCGGGTCGGATTCGGCCGCCGCCGACGCCGATTCGGGCACCATATCGGCGATCGTGCACGTCAGTACGCCCTGTTCGCCGAGTCCGGGCAGTACGTCGGCCACATACGACAGATACGGCCGGTGCGGCCCCACCACCAGCACCGAGCCCCGCTGTCCGCTCAACCGCGGGTCCGCGTACAGCAGGTAGGCGGCCCGGTGCAGGGCGACAACGGTTTTGCCCGTTCCCGGCCCGCCGTCGACGACGAGGGTCCCCGCCGACCCGGCCCGGATGATCGCGTCCTGGTCGGCGGCGATGGTGCCGAGTACATCCCGCATCTTCTCGCCCCGGCCGCCGCTCAACCCTGCCAGGAACGCCGAGTCGCGGTCGAGAACGAGATCGGGTGGTGTGTCGGCGGTCAGCGATTCGTCCCAGAAATCGACAATCGATCCGTGCGACCAGCGGTAGCGGCGTCTGCTGGTCAGGCCGCGCGGGTCGGCGAGGGTGGCGGTGAAGAACGGTTCGGCCGCTGGTGTGCGCCAATCCACCAGCAACTGCTCACCCATCGGATCGGTCAGTCCGAGTCTGCCGATGTAGGTGACGGTTCCGTCGGTGCCGACCATTCGGCCCAGACACAGATCAAGCCCGTACCGCTCGATTGTGGCCAGCCGGGTGTGGGTGCGGTGGATGTCCATGTCGCGTTCCATCGCATGATGTCCGGCTCCGCCGGGTGCTCTACGCAGGGCGTCGATGCGGGCGGTCAGGGTGGCGACGGTGTGGCCGAGTGCGGCGTCGATGGCCGCGAAGTGCGCGCCGTCGCCGCCGATGAACCGTGAATCAGATTTGTGGGCAAGGGATTCCGGGAGATTGAACGCGTGGTTCATGCGGTGGTGAACTCCTCGTGGGCTGGGGATCCACGATTGTGCACCACGCGGGGGGTCTTGCGGCAAGGCCCCGTCCGCGATATACCGTTGAAGGGGAAAGAAATTCTTGGCGTCAGCTCCCGACGGCTTCCAGGATCAGATGCAGCGCGGCCGTGACGGTGAGAGCGCGGACGGTGGCGCGGTCGCCCGGGAACCGGATGGTGTGGGTCCGGGTGGGCGAACCGGACACGGAGATTCCGAAACATACAGTGCCCACGGGCTTTTCCGGAGACCCGCCATCGGGGCCGGCGATCCCGGTGGTGGAGACGGCGATGTCGGTGCCCAGGACGCGCCGCGCACCGTCGGCCATCGCCTCGGCCACCTGCTCGCTGACGGCGCCGTGCTCGGCGATCATCTCGGCCGGTACGCCCAGGACGTTCGTCTTCACCTCGTTCGAGTACGACACCACCCCGCCCGCCGTATACGCCGACGATCCCGCGCGGTCGGTGAGCCGGGCGGCGACCTTTCCACCGGTGCAGGACTCGGCGGTCCCGATCATCCGTCCCGTCAGGGCGGCGGCCAGCAGGTCGTCGACGGTGGATCCGTCGGTGGAGAAGATCTGTGCGCGGTGACGGTCGGTCAGCAGATCGACCAGACGCGCGTACGCCCGGCCGCCGGGCGAGCGGGGCTGCGGGGAGTGTTCGGCAGACCCCGCCACCGGGGAAGAAGGGTCCTCGGCGAACCGGGTGACCATGTCGATTTCGCCGCCCCGGATGCAGGTGGTGATCTCCAGGGAGTCGAAATCGGGTATCTCGTGCTCGGCCAGACGCAGGGTGTCGGCGAGTTCGGCCTCCGACAGCCGATACGCGCGGATCGTCTCCTCCCGCAACGCCGGCAGCGCGGCGATGACGTCGGTGAACGCCGGGGTGGCGACGGCGGCCGGCCACATCGCCCGCAGTTCCCGAGGCGGGCCGGGCAGCACGATGATCGCGGGCACCGAGTCCGTGCGCGAGATGGCGATGCCGGGTGCGGTGCCGGTCGGCGGGATATGCCGCGCGCCGTCCGGGACATACGCCTGTTTGTGCACCCCGGCGGCGGCGGCCGCGGGCAGCCGGCCGTCGATGCCGCGCCAGCGCCGCAGGATGTCGGTGATGTGCTGTTCGAGTTCCGGGTCGTGCCGCAGCGTGAGTCCGCAGAACCCGGCGACGCCCGCGACGGTCAGATCGTCGGCGGTGGGCCCGAGTCCGCCGGTGGTGACGATCAGGTCGACGCCCTCGTCGGCGAGGAACCGCAGTTGCGCGGTGAGGTCGTCGGGACGGTCGCCGCAGAGGGTGATGTGGGCGACGTCGACGCCGAATCCCAGGAGTTGTTCGGATACCCACGGCCCGTTGCGGTCGGCGATCCGGCCGGTCAGGACCTCGGTTCCGGTGACGATGATTCCTGCGCGTGCGTTCACCCGTCCGAGACTAGCGTTCTGGGGTTATCCGGTACCCCGGATACCGACGACGCCGGTTGAAGCGGACCTCAACCGGCGTCGTGGGTGATCAGGGCTAGGTGTACTTCCCCGTGAGGTTGTGAACGCGGTCTGAGGGGACTTGGCCTCCGATTCCGGTGTGGGGTCGGTGGTGATTGTAGTGGTGCAGCCACGCGGTGTAGGCGGTGGTGCGTTCGGCTTCGCTGGTGTAGGGGCGGGCGTAGGCCCACTCGGCGGCCAGGGTTCGGTTGAAACGTTCGACCTTCCCGTTCGTCTGCGGCCGATACGGCTTGGTCTTCTTGTGCTTGATCCCGGTCTCGGCCAGTGCCTGGGCGAACGCGTTGGAGCGGTAGCAGGAACCGTTGTCGGTCATTACCGCGGTCACTTCGACGCCGCGCTCGGCGAAGAACGTGTTGGCGCGCCGCCAGAATCTGGCCGCGGTCTCTTTCCGTTCGTCGTCGAGGATCTCCGAATACGCCACCCGGGAGTGGTCGTCGACGGCATGGTGCAGGTAGCGGTAGCCCCGCGAGTGCGGTGCTCCCGAGCGTGCTGCCCGGCCACGGGCCACACCGGCAGTACGGTCCGCGGCCGATCCGCGACCATGAGCACGCCAGCCACCACCGTCGGGGATTCGGCCTTGCTTCTTGATGTCGACGTGCACGAGTCGTCCGGGCCGGTCGACCTCGTACCGTTTCGGTTTCGGTCTGCGCACCGGTAGTCCGGTGGCCTGGTCGATGTTCGACAGCAGCGGCATCCGGTAGCGCTCCAGGACCCGACCGACCGTCGAACGCGCGATACCCAGGTGATAGGAGATCCGGTGCGGTCCCCACCGGCGGGAGTAACGCAGGCAGATGATTCGTCGTTCGGTGCGTCGGGGCAGCCGGGCCGGTGAGCGGGCGGGGCGGGAACTGCGGTCGGTCAGGCACTGGCCGGCGCGGTAACGGTCGGCCCACCGCTTGGCCGTGGCCGGCGAACACTGGAACCGTTCGGCAGCGCGCCGCAAAGACCAGCCCTCATCGATGATCAGGGAAGCAAGACGGCGACGCCCCTCGGGCGTCAACGGTGCGTTAGCGTGAGTCACGAAGACCTCCGTGGCTAGATGGTGAGTGTGGTAACCCACATCCTGCCCGGAGGTCTTCGCCTTACCTCAGATGTTCACAACGTGTCGGGGAAGTACAGCTAGGCGTTGAGCCAGTTCAGCACCGCGTGGAAAGCGCGGGGGTTGGCATCGTTGATACCGATGGCGGCACCGACGACAGCGCCGATACCGGCCAGCCACAGGCAGCCGACGAAGATGAAGCAGCCGACGACGAGACCGACGACCGCGCCGATGGCGGCGGTGAGGCTGCCGCCGTTGTTCCAGCCGATCATGACCTCACGCATCATCCGGTTGTAGGCGGCCTGCTTGGACGCGTACGGTCGCACGTCCTTGCTGATGATGTTGCGTGTGTCCG contains:
- a CDS encoding GmrSD restriction endonuclease domain-containing protein; this translates as MPSGMPTAGWFADPAGTGRMRWWDGTAWSDRYADADGLPPFTPPPDPTGSPGAPRRRPRRWLWPAGVGALIVGLLVVVGLVGSPDDDEVDTAAVTASTTAASGGSPSTPSGPSVSDRASTTEPMSTTRMLGREATAALRRLDELDVKGRAPKTGYSRSEFGSGWSDDVDVDGGHNGCDTRNDMLKDLDEVTVKSGTRGCVVLSGTLHDPYTGRDIAFVRGEGTSSAVQIDHVVALSDAWQKGAQRLTVDERRNLANDPVNLQPTDGPTNSRKGDGDAATWLPPNRSYRCTYVARQIEVKAKYRLWVTAAEKLAMQRVLATCGATTTDSTVSRKPTTTDRTTTVPKDSETTTATPRRVLETSTDEVTEAPTTTAAPTTGDGGGSVRYSSCAQVRAAGKAPIHAGDPGYSRTLDRDGDGVACE
- a CDS encoding CocE/NonD family hydrolase, producing MTRRRGERPKIGFRAAALATVSAVVVGLGGAGVATADPTGGPAGKQWTATHDGKQKYAGVSVRTDVPIRMSDGTVLRADIYRPADARQRPVDTRTPVIVNLTPYTKLLTSLGSAVIQHPVLEPFLDQVLSKVRLTGPLRGGDDLIGTIRDKGIKTMMVDDNLIRSGYTQVVVDVRGTGFSQGTWDVFRSREQMDTIEVINWAAAQKWSDGKIGMAGVSYSGINQIYAAKMAPKALKAIFPVEPGGDLIRDVVAPGGGLGVGFLPLWLTLVNATKLIPNVASMMNGTFDWKWLADRMSEPGTFYPQLLAALTVPDIASIPPNLKSLLDESSDERSSWLSGADKITVPTMIYGGWFDLFTNSEVRMFNRIPLPPNKKKLIMGDGYHITIGAGQFGKNGTPSRLDVLQRAWFDKWLKGIDNGIDEYGPVVLQNVGDNWITADQFPRAGMHRQRLYLSDRRSGTAPYAVRDGSLTTAKVNSRGRLTVSPGLATVCSRDSAQQTIGVVAVLPVCSDDARFSERDALTFTSAPVATTRSVSGYTNVRLNTVLDATDGYWVATLNDVAPDGTSKVLASGQLVASLRDYDAAKSEFAPNGDVIDPHLTMTLSARQPVTPGRPVTVDIGLLPTEAKIRAGHRLRVDVFAMNLPRGLPLRPLLNASQLRPQHIRLDPDRPSFVNLPISKPLG
- a CDS encoding DUF475 domain-containing protein, giving the protein MLLRIFGLSFAITIISLIVAFLYGGPEALFLTLILGILEVSLSFDNAVINATVLRRMSEFWQKIFLTIGVLIAVFGMRLVFPLAIVWLTAGLNPVDALDLALNPPAQGETYESIITDAHPQIAAFGGMFLLMLFLGFVLEEKELTWLTWIERPLEKIGKLEALEVVLAIGLLLITAEFIAPDDKRATVMVAGALGMITYIAVNGLGELFHTEQFEEDEDAEEASTAESSTAENVAGNSRKGPSELAKATGKAGFFLFLYLEVLDASFSFDGVIGAFAITADPIIIALGLGLIGAMFVRSLTVYLVRQGTLSEYVYLEHGAHWAIGALALILLYSIGTHVPEVVTGLVGVVLIGAALISSVIRRRNEQAKELASV
- a CDS encoding TerD family protein: MAIDMSRDRGGPAPDRVTVTVEVDPVGSLGYEVDLSGYALDRTGKVISDKHFVYFNNAATPDGTISLDKQGPEQTLVIDLATLDVEVAQVAVAVTVYGAEVGFGRIPGARITLRRNDAVFADYNLNSGVPDARSVVYGRLVRESAAWKFWAEGTAYPDLAATVASFGVTTG
- a CDS encoding TerD family protein, whose protein sequence is MGVSLSKGGNVSLSKEAPGLTAVSVGLGWDVRTTTGADFDLDASAIALGPDKKTLSDQHFVFFNNLRSPEGSIEHLGDNLTGSGDGDDEVINVDLAGTPPTIDSIVFPVSIYDAETRAQSFGQVRNAYIRVLNQANGQEIARYDLTEDASTETAMVFGELYRHGADWKFRAVGQGYASGLRGIAQDFGVNV